A window of the Streptomyces luomodiensis genome harbors these coding sequences:
- a CDS encoding SCO6745 family protein, giving the protein MHLTSTFGRANMDLNAVREVSLTINATHLFIYFIPEAPEEAGKLGVTEYGPAYFAFRAAPMGAVPWQVTLAAFYSFSPRSVRAMAGVWDTATPQQWQAARFAAADRALRRVDVDLTADQIAEARSLIDPVVASADYAGKPMAAANVSVPLPSDPLVALWQQITVVREWRGDAHVTVLAANDIGPCDGNVLQTATGHFPEAIARATRLWSDEEVAAATSRLVARGWLNADGTATDAGVAAREQIEAETDAHCAALWTPIGDANVRRLTSLLMPIHDAFTAAGTYPFRVEMGDTRSADPEAAR; this is encoded by the coding sequence ATGCATCTCACCAGCACCTTTGGTCGTGCCAATATGGACCTGAACGCCGTTCGCGAGGTCAGCCTCACCATCAACGCGACCCACCTGTTCATCTACTTCATCCCCGAGGCACCGGAAGAGGCCGGGAAGCTCGGCGTGACCGAGTACGGTCCGGCGTACTTCGCGTTCCGGGCGGCCCCGATGGGCGCAGTTCCCTGGCAGGTCACGCTCGCGGCCTTCTACAGCTTCAGCCCGCGGTCGGTGCGGGCCATGGCAGGCGTGTGGGATACCGCAACGCCGCAACAGTGGCAGGCCGCTCGCTTCGCGGCCGCCGACCGTGCGTTGCGTCGCGTCGACGTAGACCTCACGGCCGATCAGATCGCGGAGGCACGATCGCTGATCGACCCGGTCGTCGCGAGCGCCGACTACGCCGGAAAGCCGATGGCCGCCGCCAACGTCTCGGTCCCCCTCCCCTCCGATCCGCTCGTCGCGCTATGGCAGCAGATCACGGTGGTGCGCGAGTGGCGCGGCGACGCGCATGTCACCGTGCTCGCCGCCAACGACATCGGGCCGTGCGACGGCAACGTTCTGCAAACCGCGACCGGCCACTTCCCGGAAGCGATCGCACGTGCCACCCGGCTGTGGAGCGACGAGGAGGTGGCCGCGGCGACGTCACGCCTCGTCGCACGCGGCTGGCTCAACGCCGACGGCACCGCGACCGATGCCGGCGTCGCGGCGCGCGAGCAGATCGAGGCAGAGACCGACGCGCACTGCGCCGCGCTGTGGACGCCGATCGGCGACGCGAACGTCCGTCGTCTCACCTCACTCCTCATGCCGATCCACGACGCGTTCACCGCAGCCGGGACATACCCCTTCCGCGTGGAGATGGGAGACACGCGGTCGGCGGATCCGGAGGCGGCCAGGTAG
- a CDS encoding LysR family transcriptional regulator, producing the protein MTERLNVEGLRYARAVAETKSFSAAARAYGVTQPALSNGIAKLEERLGEKLFDRSPRGVTQTAFGTRILPLIDRAVAALDAVAAEARRLTEPGEQKIRMGVSPLIGAHLVARAFSAVCDLPTPRDLVLREANMQDLRDGLRAGQLDIILIPAVTAMPRFEHRIIDVEPIVVVGTAAGDDATLELAEAADEQFILVPDACGLTTFTTQLFHSHEVPLRAYPGEAASYRVLEEWAGLGLGSAIIPRSRLTSPDVPHRPLLNDGREVQISFEAVWNPDSALCADLTLLAQALGAAR; encoded by the coding sequence ATGACGGAACGACTGAACGTCGAGGGACTGCGCTATGCGCGGGCGGTCGCCGAGACGAAATCTTTCAGCGCCGCGGCCCGAGCATACGGCGTCACTCAGCCGGCTTTGTCCAACGGGATCGCGAAACTCGAGGAGCGGCTGGGGGAGAAGCTCTTCGACCGATCGCCGCGCGGTGTGACGCAGACGGCGTTCGGCACCCGCATTCTGCCCCTCATCGACCGTGCCGTGGCCGCGCTCGACGCCGTCGCGGCGGAGGCCAGGCGGCTGACCGAACCGGGTGAGCAGAAGATCCGCATGGGGGTCTCGCCGCTGATCGGCGCGCATCTGGTGGCGCGGGCGTTCAGCGCGGTCTGCGACCTGCCGACACCACGCGACCTCGTCCTGCGCGAGGCGAACATGCAGGACCTGCGTGACGGTCTGCGGGCCGGGCAGCTCGACATCATCCTCATCCCGGCCGTGACGGCGATGCCACGCTTCGAGCACCGGATCATCGACGTCGAACCCATCGTCGTCGTCGGCACCGCCGCCGGGGACGATGCCACCCTCGAACTCGCCGAAGCCGCAGACGAACAGTTCATCCTCGTGCCGGACGCGTGCGGACTCACGACATTCACCACCCAGCTTTTCCATTCACACGAAGTTCCCTTGCGCGCGTATCCGGGGGAAGCGGCCAGCTACCGGGTGCTGGAGGAATGGGCCGGTCTGGGGCTGGGCTCGGCAATCATTCCCCGGTCCAGGCTCACGTCCCCCGATGTTCCCCACCGCCCGCTGCTGAACGACGGCCGCGAGGTGCAGATCTCCTTCGAAGCCGTATGGAACCCGGACTCCGCGCTGTGCGCGGACCTCACCCTTCTCGCGCAGGCACTCGGCGCGGCTCGCTAG
- a CDS encoding GntR family transcriptional regulator — translation MPGTNTFLSKSDLAYAELRGRILTGALPAGSRLAQYDLAESLNMSITPLREAIRRLSSEGLVTVETHRDVRVSPMSSHEARQLFEVRLSLDPTAAELAATRRTAADITTMRAAVDRLLPVTRQWGEEALTAHRAFHQALYRASHNDVLIRLLDDLWDKSDRYRRLGLELPPGDEPRTRDLREHRQLVDLIEEGRPAEAARLMRDHITNSLTATAISALEDREGARTV, via the coding sequence ATGCCAGGTACGAACACCTTCCTCAGCAAGAGCGATCTCGCCTACGCGGAACTCCGCGGCCGGATCCTCACCGGTGCCCTCCCCGCCGGCTCACGGCTCGCGCAGTACGACCTCGCCGAGTCCCTCAATATGAGCATCACGCCCTTGCGCGAGGCGATCCGCCGCCTCAGCAGCGAGGGACTGGTCACCGTGGAGACCCACCGCGACGTGCGTGTCTCCCCCATGAGTTCGCACGAGGCCCGGCAGCTGTTCGAGGTGCGTCTGTCCCTGGACCCCACCGCCGCGGAACTCGCCGCCACCCGGCGCACCGCGGCTGACATCACCACCATGCGAGCCGCGGTCGACAGGCTGCTCCCCGTCACACGTCAGTGGGGCGAGGAGGCGCTCACCGCGCACCGCGCCTTCCACCAGGCGCTGTACCGGGCCTCGCACAACGATGTCCTCATCCGGCTCCTCGACGACCTGTGGGACAAGTCCGACCGCTACCGCCGCCTCGGACTCGAACTCCCACCCGGCGACGAACCCCGCACCCGGGACCTGCGAGAGCATCGCCAACTCGTCGACCTCATCGAGGAGGGGCGGCCCGCCGAAGCCGCCCGGCTGATGCGCGACCACATCACCAACAGCCTCACCGCCACCGCCATCAGCGCCCTCGAGGACCGTGAAGGCGCCCGTACGGTGTGA
- a CDS encoding FAD-dependent oxidoreductase encodes MLRPALGGRLHWASTETATGHAGHIEGALLSGERAARAILSPVANSSGVTAG; translated from the coding sequence GTGCTGCGGCCGGCGCTCGGCGGCCGGCTTCACTGGGCCTCCACCGAGACGGCCACCGGCCACGCCGGACACATCGAGGGAGCCCTGCTCTCCGGAGAGCGAGCGGCGCGCGCCATCCTGTCCCCGGTGGCGAACAGCAGCGGCGTCACGGCCGGCTGA
- a CDS encoding cation:dicarboxylate symporter family transporter: MTRATTAVGRPQRSRLNRLLRELWFQVVLAAVLGIVVGVLAPGFGEDLKPLNDWFIALVKMIVVPVVFCVVTTGIASMDNLRKAGRIGVKAIGYFLVLSLVSMLIGLVVANIFQPGSGLNVDPSTLNADDVPETATEHATFTGFVSSLIPSSLLGAITGDAILAALMVSIVFGVALNMAGEDAAPLTRGIRALSDVVFRIVGWVMRLAPLGTFGALATVVATYGAESLKQLAYLIVLFTATCVLYVLVVLGAIMRACRLSLFGLMRFLKAELLVALSTCSSEAVLPQLVRKLEILGIGRPVVGIVIPSGFSFNLDGSAVYLTMASLFLAQAVGIDLSWQQQLVMVGVMMLTSKGTAGIAGGAFIVLASTVTAVGHIPLAALSLIVGVDRILNEGRVFINVLGNAVATIVIGTWENDFDADRARSVLHSGAAPEPPSKSADTPKVGADT, encoded by the coding sequence ATGACACGCGCCACCACTGCCGTCGGCCGCCCGCAGCGGTCGCGGCTGAACCGTCTGCTACGTGAGCTGTGGTTCCAGGTCGTGCTGGCCGCGGTCCTCGGGATCGTGGTCGGCGTCCTCGCCCCGGGGTTCGGTGAGGATTTGAAGCCGCTCAACGACTGGTTCATCGCTCTGGTCAAGATGATCGTGGTCCCGGTCGTCTTCTGCGTGGTGACCACCGGCATCGCCTCCATGGACAACCTGCGCAAGGCGGGCCGGATCGGGGTGAAGGCGATCGGCTACTTCCTGGTGCTGTCGCTGGTGTCGATGCTGATCGGACTGGTGGTCGCCAACATCTTCCAGCCCGGGTCCGGTCTGAACGTGGATCCCTCGACGCTGAACGCGGACGACGTGCCCGAGACCGCCACCGAGCACGCCACCTTCACCGGGTTCGTCTCCTCCCTGATTCCCTCCTCGCTGCTGGGCGCGATCACCGGGGACGCGATCCTGGCCGCGCTCATGGTCTCGATCGTCTTCGGCGTGGCACTGAACATGGCCGGCGAGGACGCCGCTCCGCTGACCCGCGGCATCCGGGCCCTGTCGGACGTCGTGTTCCGCATCGTGGGCTGGGTGATGCGCCTGGCACCGCTGGGCACGTTCGGCGCGCTGGCCACGGTCGTCGCCACCTACGGCGCGGAAAGCCTGAAACAACTCGCCTACCTGATCGTCCTGTTCACCGCGACCTGCGTCCTGTACGTGCTGGTCGTGCTCGGGGCCATCATGCGCGCCTGCCGTCTGAGCCTGTTCGGCCTCATGCGGTTCTTGAAGGCCGAGCTGCTCGTCGCGCTGAGCACCTGTTCGAGCGAGGCCGTCCTGCCGCAGCTGGTGCGCAAGCTGGAGATCCTCGGCATCGGCCGTCCCGTGGTCGGCATCGTCATCCCCTCCGGGTTCTCCTTCAACCTGGACGGCTCCGCGGTCTACCTCACGATGGCCTCCCTGTTCCTGGCCCAGGCCGTGGGCATCGACCTCTCCTGGCAGCAGCAGTTGGTGATGGTGGGCGTCATGATGCTCACCAGCAAGGGCACCGCGGGCATCGCCGGCGGCGCGTTCATCGTGCTCGCCAGCACCGTCACCGCGGTCGGCCACATCCCCCTGGCCGCCCTCTCCCTGATCGTCGGCGTCGACCGCATCCTCAACGAGGGCCGCGTCTTCATCAACGTCCTGGGCAACGCCGTCGCCACCATCGTGATCGGCACATGGGAGAACGACTTCGACGCCGACCGGGCCCGCTCCGTCCTCCACTCCGGCGCCGCCCCCGAACCGCCGTCGAAGAGCGCCGACACCCCCAAGGTCGGTGCCGACACCTGA
- a CDS encoding dienelactone hydrolase family protein, with product MPTKMLQIPTADGQADAFAAFPDGGGRHPGVLMYADGFGIRPVLREMARELAEHGYFVLVPNLFYRHGPAPVIELPEYIGEEVRPAVFAQLMPLIEAHTAERVLSDADAYLRFLTTQPEVGAGPVAVTGYCIGGLLAMRTAAAHPGQVASVAAFHGPVDVDGPDLFSKLTAEIHLGHAEGDMTPEALGELNQALDAAGVSYTSEIYPGTIHGFTMSDTDAFDPAALQRHWDRLLPLLRRTLANG from the coding sequence ATGCCCACCAAGATGTTGCAGATTCCCACCGCGGACGGCCAGGCCGACGCGTTCGCGGCCTTCCCCGACGGTGGCGGGCGGCACCCGGGGGTGCTGATGTACGCGGATGGCTTCGGTATCCGGCCCGTGCTGCGGGAGATGGCCCGCGAACTCGCCGAGCACGGGTACTTCGTGCTCGTCCCCAACCTCTTCTACCGGCACGGCCCGGCACCGGTGATCGAACTTCCCGAGTACATCGGAGAAGAAGTCCGGCCCGCGGTCTTCGCCCAGCTGATGCCCTTGATCGAGGCGCATACCGCCGAACGTGTCCTGAGCGACGCCGACGCCTACCTCAGGTTCCTCACCACCCAGCCCGAGGTCGGCGCCGGACCGGTCGCGGTGACCGGCTACTGCATAGGCGGCCTCCTGGCCATGCGCACCGCCGCGGCCCACCCCGGCCAGGTGGCCTCCGTCGCCGCATTCCACGGACCCGTGGATGTCGATGGACCTGACCTCTTCTCCAAGCTCACCGCCGAGATCCACCTGGGCCACGCCGAAGGCGACATGACACCTGAAGCCCTCGGCGAGCTCAACCAGGCCCTGGACGCCGCAGGTGTCAGCTACACCTCGGAGATCTACCCCGGCACCATCCACGGCTTCACCATGTCCGACACCGACGCCTTCGACCCCGCCGCACTCCAGCGCCACTGGGACCGCCTGCTGCCCCTTCTCCGCCGCACCCTGGCCAACGGCTGA
- a CDS encoding fumarylacetoacetate hydrolase family protein, giving the protein MRWVSYRSADGSTRCGVVHDNTIHALGTDLLELLRAEGGLEAAATREPTEIVELATAHLLAPIPVPPAVRDFAAFERHISNAGKAAVGDGTVSPVWYEYPLFFFSNPAAIKGPHDEIPIAPGAQDWDYEVEVAAVVAGDCSNLDAATAEKHIAGYLVYCDWSARDISASEMGFVYGPSKSKDASTSLGPFLVTPDELEPYRSGKGYALRMDGYVNDEHYGGGSWDEIHWSFGEMLAHASRGTTLRAGDILASGPVGTGCIQELSDHRPYLAPGDTVRIDVQELGAISARITAPEPLTLAPPLTRR; this is encoded by the coding sequence ATGAGATGGGTCAGCTACCGCTCCGCGGACGGCTCCACACGCTGCGGCGTGGTACACGACAACACCATTCACGCCCTGGGTACGGACCTGCTGGAGCTGCTGCGCGCCGAAGGCGGGCTGGAGGCCGCCGCCACCAGGGAACCGACCGAGATCGTGGAGCTGGCCACGGCCCACCTGCTGGCGCCGATACCGGTACCCCCGGCGGTCCGGGACTTCGCCGCGTTCGAGCGCCACATCAGCAACGCGGGTAAGGCAGCCGTCGGCGACGGTACGGTCAGCCCGGTCTGGTACGAGTATCCGCTCTTCTTCTTCTCCAACCCGGCGGCGATCAAGGGACCGCACGACGAGATCCCCATCGCCCCGGGCGCGCAGGACTGGGACTACGAGGTCGAGGTCGCCGCGGTGGTCGCCGGGGACTGTTCGAACCTCGACGCCGCCACGGCGGAGAAGCACATCGCGGGCTACCTGGTCTACTGCGACTGGAGCGCACGCGATATCTCCGCAAGCGAGATGGGGTTCGTGTACGGCCCGTCCAAGAGCAAGGACGCATCGACCAGCCTCGGCCCGTTCCTCGTCACCCCCGACGAGCTGGAGCCCTACCGCTCGGGCAAGGGCTATGCGCTGCGGATGGACGGGTACGTCAACGACGAGCATTACGGCGGCGGCAGCTGGGACGAGATCCACTGGTCGTTCGGCGAGATGCTGGCGCACGCGTCGCGCGGCACCACGCTGCGAGCCGGTGACATCCTCGCCAGCGGCCCCGTGGGCACCGGCTGCATCCAGGAGTTGTCCGACCACCGCCCCTACCTGGCACCGGGAGACACGGTCCGGATCGACGTACAAGAACTCGGCGCGATCTCCGCACGGATCACCGCGCCGGAGCCGCTCACCCTTGCGCCACCCCTCACCCGACGTTGA
- a CDS encoding mandelate racemase/muconate lactonizing enzyme family protein, giving the protein MQITNVYEGTVPISSSIRNAWIDFSSMDCSIVAIESDVIRDGKPVVGYGFNSNGRYSAGEILRRRILPRLMGAEPGSLLDERGRLDPAKAWDIMMRNEKPGGHGERSVAVGVVDMALFDLASKIEGKPLYRYLSERYGDGEPDDSVFVYAAGGYYAPGKTLADLQDEMRGFLDQGYDVVKMKIGGADLAEDLRRIEAVIDVLDGDGSRLAVDVNGRFDLATALEYGRAIEPYGLFWYEEIGDPLDYQLNATVAEHYAGPIATGENLFSLQDARNLIRYGGLRPDRDTIQVDPALSYGLTEYLRVQDMLRQHGWSSRRCVPHGGHQFSLHIAAALKLGGNESYPGEFQPTGGFADDAVVNKSRVGLTDIPGIGFEGKAAFYKVLRDLHS; this is encoded by the coding sequence GTGCAGATCACCAACGTCTACGAGGGCACCGTCCCGATCAGCTCCTCGATCCGCAACGCCTGGATCGACTTCAGCTCCATGGACTGCTCGATCGTCGCCATCGAGAGCGACGTCATCCGCGACGGCAAGCCGGTCGTGGGCTACGGCTTCAACTCCAACGGGCGCTACAGCGCCGGTGAGATCCTGCGCCGGCGCATTCTGCCGCGGCTGATGGGAGCGGAGCCCGGCAGCCTCCTGGACGAGCGGGGCCGCCTGGATCCCGCCAAGGCGTGGGACATCATGATGCGCAACGAGAAGCCCGGCGGACACGGCGAGCGCTCGGTCGCGGTCGGCGTGGTGGACATGGCACTGTTCGATCTCGCGTCCAAGATCGAGGGCAAGCCGCTGTACCGGTACCTCTCCGAGCGCTACGGCGACGGAGAGCCCGACGACTCGGTGTTCGTCTACGCCGCCGGCGGCTACTACGCGCCGGGCAAGACCCTCGCCGATCTACAGGACGAGATGCGCGGCTTCCTCGACCAGGGCTACGACGTGGTCAAGATGAAGATCGGCGGCGCCGACCTGGCCGAGGACCTGCGCCGCATCGAGGCCGTCATCGACGTGCTGGACGGCGACGGCTCCCGGCTGGCCGTCGACGTCAACGGCCGCTTCGACCTCGCCACGGCGCTGGAGTACGGGCGGGCCATCGAGCCCTACGGCCTGTTCTGGTACGAGGAGATCGGCGATCCGCTGGACTACCAGCTCAACGCCACCGTCGCCGAGCACTACGCCGGACCCATCGCCACCGGCGAGAACCTCTTCTCCCTCCAGGACGCCCGCAACCTGATCCGCTACGGCGGGCTGCGCCCCGACCGCGACACCATCCAGGTCGACCCCGCCCTCTCCTACGGCCTGACGGAGTACCTGCGCGTCCAGGACATGCTCCGGCAGCACGGCTGGTCCTCCCGGCGCTGCGTCCCGCACGGCGGACACCAGTTCTCCCTGCACATCGCCGCCGCCCTCAAGCTCGGCGGCAACGAGTCCTACCCGGGCGAGTTCCAGCCCACCGGCGGCTTCGCCGACGACGCCGTCGTCAACAAAAGCCGGGTCGGCCTGACCGACATCCCCGGCATCGGCTTCGAGGGCAAGGCCGCCTTCTACAAGGTGCTGCGCGACCTGCACAGCTGA
- a CDS encoding MFS transporter has translation MSTEHDVSANATSWQTESPVRSVQKRTVRVLAAAQIVGGVGVGVSVSIGSLLAESVAQSETYAGLARTATTAGAAAVGVPLALLAQRRGRRTSLSTGWLVAAVGGILLVGSAVSRSIPLLIAGMLLFGIGSATNQQSRYAAADLAAPHRRAQDLSLVVWSTTIGSVIGPNLADPGAAVASALHLPRLAGAFVLATVCMALASALLWGLLRPDPLVLSRQYQAAEGLPESGTGTSQTGTLRAGLRHLRHAPRAAFACVTIVVAHTIMAAVMTMTPVSMSQHGAGLTIVGVTISGHLLGMYAFSPLVGWLSDRIGHLSTVVAGQAVFLGSAVLSGMGGDSVGMVMAGLFLLGLGWSFSLVAGSAMLSDTTPAALRPGVQGTTDTAMNVVAAVGAGLAGPLMGWIGFGGLNAAAGALVLPVLAFWAFLVRAR, from the coding sequence CGTCTCGGTGTCGATCGGCTCCTTGTTGGCCGAGTCGGTGGCTCAGAGCGAGACCTACGCCGGACTGGCTCGTACGGCCACGACGGCGGGCGCCGCCGCGGTCGGTGTGCCTCTTGCCCTCCTCGCGCAGCGGCGTGGCCGCCGGACCTCCCTGAGCACCGGATGGCTCGTGGCCGCCGTCGGCGGGATCCTGCTCGTAGGGTCGGCGGTGAGCCGGTCGATACCGCTGCTCATAGCGGGCATGCTGCTGTTCGGCATCGGCAGCGCGACGAACCAGCAGAGCCGCTACGCGGCCGCCGACCTGGCCGCGCCGCACCGCCGGGCCCAGGATCTGTCCCTCGTCGTGTGGTCCACGACCATCGGTTCGGTGATCGGGCCGAACCTCGCCGATCCCGGTGCCGCCGTGGCGTCGGCCCTCCACCTGCCTCGACTGGCCGGCGCGTTCGTCCTGGCCACCGTCTGCATGGCGCTGGCATCAGCCCTGTTGTGGGGCCTGCTGCGCCCCGACCCGCTCGTATTGTCCCGCCAGTACCAGGCCGCCGAAGGACTACCGGAAAGCGGCACGGGCACCTCGCAGACCGGCACGCTGCGCGCGGGCCTGCGCCACCTTCGCCACGCCCCGCGGGCGGCCTTCGCGTGCGTGACCATCGTCGTGGCCCACACGATCATGGCAGCGGTCATGACGATGACCCCCGTCAGCATGTCCCAGCACGGCGCGGGTCTCACCATCGTCGGCGTCACCATCAGCGGACACCTGCTGGGCATGTACGCGTTCTCGCCGCTGGTCGGCTGGCTCTCCGACCGGATCGGCCATCTGTCGACCGTGGTGGCCGGTCAGGCCGTTTTCCTCGGGTCCGCCGTGCTGTCGGGGATGGGCGGCGACTCGGTCGGCATGGTGATGGCAGGGCTGTTCCTCCTGGGGCTGGGCTGGTCGTTCAGCCTGGTGGCCGGCTCGGCCATGCTCAGCGACACCACTCCCGCGGCGCTGCGGCCTGGAGTGCAGGGCACCACGGACACCGCGATGAACGTCGTCGCGGCAGTGGGCGCCGGACTGGCCGGGCCCCTCATGGGCTGGATCGGCTTCGGCGGGCTGAACGCCGCCGCCGGAGCCCTGGTCCTGCCGGTGCTCGCCTTCTGGGCCTTCCTCGTCCGCGCACGGTGA
- a CDS encoding carboxymuconolactone decarboxylase family protein translates to MSGVRVAPWQNDSFPSPPSELLAGMQARRPNGELIGIDRVLLRSFPLATGWNELLGRVRADFSLELEYRELIMLRVAVLNHADFEWGVHYPAYLQAGGTEEKCLALKEQSVSGGVFGEEERALITLTDQSTKQVEVNADVIEELKNLFGETKTVEAVATVAAYNMVSRFLVALAI, encoded by the coding sequence GTGAGTGGTGTGCGCGTCGCCCCGTGGCAAAACGACAGTTTTCCCTCTCCGCCCTCCGAATTGCTTGCGGGTATGCAGGCTCGTCGGCCCAACGGCGAGCTGATCGGCATTGATCGGGTGCTGCTGAGGAGCTTTCCCCTCGCAACAGGCTGGAACGAGCTACTGGGCCGGGTTCGCGCCGATTTCAGCCTGGAGCTGGAGTACCGCGAACTGATCATGCTGCGGGTGGCCGTGCTGAACCATGCCGACTTCGAATGGGGTGTGCATTACCCGGCGTACTTGCAGGCGGGTGGCACCGAGGAAAAGTGCCTCGCCCTTAAGGAGCAAAGCGTGAGCGGCGGCGTTTTCGGCGAAGAGGAGCGCGCCCTGATCACGCTCACCGACCAGTCCACGAAACAGGTTGAGGTGAATGCTGACGTCATCGAGGAACTGAAGAACCTGTTCGGTGAGACCAAAACAGTGGAAGCGGTTGCCACGGTCGCGGCCTACAACATGGTCTCTCGCTTCCTGGTGGCGCTGGCCATCTGA
- a CDS encoding epoxide hydrolase family protein has protein sequence MVIVTSNSVTPFRIDIPDSALEDLKDRLRRVRLAGRETTPDSSQGVQRERLQELLDYWASGYDWRKLERQLNELGQFRTTLDGLGIHFLHVRSPRPAATPLLLLHGWPGSFLEFLKTVGPLTERGFHLVIPSMPGYGFSDQPTSTGWNPDRIARAYGVLMQRLGYDSYLAQGGDWGGVVATRMGAQRPAGLRAIHVNFPEFLAAPPVGDDPTPEEKAALEQGSRFFAVHSGYHVVQRTRPQTIGYALTDSPAGQAAWIYEKFLDWTRPDALTRDEILDHISLYWFTGTGASSARLYWEYARQPLAPTELDLPVGVSVFPDELTRTPRIWAERAYHDLRYFNDDIPAGGHFAALEEPELFVEEIVAFARTVGA, from the coding sequence GTGGTGATCGTGACATCGAACAGCGTGACACCGTTTCGCATCGACATTCCGGACAGTGCCCTGGAGGATCTGAAGGACCGACTCCGCCGGGTACGCCTGGCCGGCCGGGAGACAACACCCGACAGCAGCCAGGGAGTGCAGCGGGAGCGGCTCCAGGAACTGCTGGACTACTGGGCCTCCGGCTACGACTGGCGCAAGCTCGAGCGGCAGCTCAACGAGCTGGGCCAGTTCCGTACCACCCTCGACGGTCTCGGCATCCACTTCCTGCACGTGCGCTCGCCCCGCCCCGCCGCCACTCCCCTGTTGCTGCTGCACGGGTGGCCGGGCTCGTTCCTGGAGTTCCTCAAGACCGTCGGCCCGCTCACCGAGCGCGGCTTCCACCTCGTCATCCCCTCGATGCCCGGCTACGGCTTCTCCGACCAGCCCACTTCCACCGGCTGGAACCCGGACCGGATCGCCCGCGCGTACGGCGTACTCATGCAGCGCCTCGGCTACGACTCCTACCTGGCCCAGGGCGGCGACTGGGGCGGGGTCGTCGCGACCCGCATGGGGGCGCAGCGCCCGGCGGGTCTGCGCGCGATCCACGTCAACTTCCCCGAGTTCCTCGCCGCACCGCCGGTCGGCGACGATCCGACCCCCGAGGAGAAGGCCGCGCTCGAACAGGGCAGCCGCTTCTTCGCCGTCCATTCCGGATACCACGTCGTACAGCGCACCCGGCCGCAGACCATCGGCTACGCCCTGACCGACTCCCCGGCCGGGCAGGCCGCGTGGATCTACGAGAAGTTCCTCGACTGGACCCGGCCCGACGCCCTCACCCGCGACGAGATCCTCGACCACATCTCCCTCTACTGGTTCACCGGTACCGGTGCTTCCTCCGCCCGCCTGTACTGGGAGTACGCCCGGCAGCCGCTCGCTCCGACCGAGCTGGACCTTCCCGTCGGTGTCAGCGTCTTCCCGGACGAACTGACGCGCACCCCGCGCATCTGGGCCGAGCGCGCCTACCACGACCTGCGCTACTTCAACGACGACATCCCCGCGGGCGGCCACTTCGCCGCTCTGGAGGAGCCGGAGCTTTTCGTCGAGGAGATCGTTGCGTTCGCGCGGACGGTGGGCGCATGA